Below is a window of Vanessa tameamea isolate UH-Manoa-2023 chromosome 11, ilVanTame1 primary haplotype, whole genome shotgun sequence DNA.
ttctttatttatattattataccacaattagttcttttactaaatattaaaacataccaatttttaacattttataaaagtttgataatctatttatgtaataaaatggtaagtgttcgaaatttgtagtgtagtaaccgtggggtaacatatagcgtagtctttgttcgttttattaatatcggttcacaaagaaaatatatattcaatttaaaaaaaaaaaacatctaaatatttactagaaaaaaatgtcgtcaagtcgatttggttgaatcattggttaactgggttaatcatactaggtttaatcataaatctcataaaaatatataggatattagaattatttgtattgcttttgactgttattcgaaaatgattaataaataaaactgatttaattaaacttaaaatatttatatttggtactacaaaaaaaaaacatttagtgttaatttttttattaaatcttttatttaatttcacttgtatgtatgaatgtatgtacatatgtcctggaatcttgcaatcaatattacacccacttccactgaagctgtggagctgaaagttggcacacatatttagtctcgatgacaatccaagattcatgaattgctgccatattcaatccaatatggcggacgttacaaaaaaattaaaatttttgaattacgtataAATgccacttctaaatattctagttctctggttcacaaaaattagattttttttttgttactactttacttttttctttattattaaaattagttcatacataactttaattcctattataaacaaaatcgataaaatgaaactcttacgcaatataaatagcttccgtgttattgttttcgactttctttattctgtaaaaaataaatatatgtcagtaattatatttttattaattataaaagtatgtatttaaaaaatatgtatctaaatatgccccatagtacttttatactatcgtaatatttaaagaatagctcgaaaaatctTATTCTAtacgaactgattgcacattttttctaatagatgttttcaatattcataatttataaaaaaaaaaaatatttttactaataaaatactcttaccttttaatatcgttcatatgtatgttcggcgcttaatttatataaacgttttttagttttcctcacgcgtttcactttatttcccatatttacacaattaaaataaaataacaaataatataataaaaaacaaatgcttattactactacactattttaactgaatatatttatttacaagaaagaataatatttattataaaaaaacatgaaacaatgaaattacaaaaaaatatcttgtaacgtaatgatgcggcgaaaagatcgacacatCTATacagcatcaggcctcggccggcaatgtttgtacacggcgtttacgcaaaCATGCATACGCATTTTGttcgttaataaaaatatctgattttaaaaaaaactattaattttactaaaaaagtgacacagaggtaaagtagtatattgcttgtagaataatctgacaaaaaaccagaattattgaatgtatataagtatagttattatttattaaaagatttttttagaggtaactttgtgatatttttctatcgtaccaaattaattacatcatgttttcaaaataacaaataactagcatgtatcctgaaaattatcatatatttttttcatttggtttactgcattggatcatatacttttttgcattataaaacttgcatttagctcatgtagtccccttaaaaaCAGGTACTTATGTAGACCTCACACGGGATTCGAACCTAGCACTTCTAGATCTGCACTTACccaaaaagaaaattacataattaaaataaatttatttttgttaggtGTACAATTTTTAGAATACTCCCAAAAACTAAAAAAGTATGAAAATTgtcataaaatcataattaattacatatgttTGTTATTAAGCTTTTTGGAACTAAAGCCTTCAAAACTTATTAGCTAGTgctaaatatctaaatatcgttcttaatttaaaaaagaattgttttatttctgttcattatatttagggattggaaataaatttaatgataaatgtCAATGATAAATTTTTATTGGTGATTAGAATTTAAACAACATAGTCaacaatatattcttatatacatgtataacagttaaaatgtttactaatGATGTATATATGGACTAATTTGGTACTTATTTTTGGTTGTTCTTCCTGTTTTCCTACCTCAACACCCTTATCAACTGTATTGAAATTCTGCACAGGGATTAGTTTCAAACACATAAACTGACAATGTCGCAcgcatttttcaaaatattctattatttacattcaaGCATAAAACATAATCTTTAAAATCACAAAAGAGGTATCTACCGTataacaaatgtatattatcTATTTCTAATAATTTGGCACACGATTTGTAGTTAAGACAATGTTTTAACATcggtgtttatattttaagaaattatattaaaggaaCATTTACATAACcgccttttatatttaattaattataatacttgtataattttgtttacaattagtTTTGCACGAAATAGGAACTCGTAATTTCGTAAAGcctaattaatatgttttagcctgtaatcaaaaaataaatcgtcatttctatgttaaatatttttaaaaatgttgactAACTTTGGTAACAACATATAGGCAATCGCGTATTCTTAGTAACTAaggtattactatttaaatatgtacctattCCATTACGTCGTacgttttagaatatatatgcTAATTTTCTTACTGCAGACATACAAAGGAAAAtatcacaaattatatttatggtatttatacattattataaatatatacttggaCTTTTTGTATTTGATTCGGTATTTCGTAACTACAAACTATTAGTGCTGATTTTGTTTCACACAATCTTAAaacttaactaatttaaaaaaaaaaaacattttttttttatataaattagataccaattatttaagttctttcatattatttaagcttCGAGATTGTACACAACATGAACGACACCAATACTATTACACTATTTTAAGACTAATTGTTTTTGATTACATGGTCCCAATTTTATTCTACTATACAATATGAATaagttaaatacttttttataagctcagtttagaagaaaattaacatacatataatttatatttctcttaaatatttacaattgctTATTCTAAACTTTAATCATGttaatgatgatttttttataaaaacaatgtaggtaTATACTTAATATCTTACTATATATATCAACAACAATTGTGCatcactatttttattattctttaactcCATCGTTAACACTCTTTACTAAAGTGCTTCTGCGCATTTGGCAGTGTGAAGCATTGGTAATTGGacggatatattattattttttttatatatctacaaatcttttctttctttcaaaaataaagtaaaatagtataatatatttatacttttttattaatttcttccaAAGGAACCATGGACTCGGCCGCTTTATCATCGACACTGTAAGGATCAATATTTTCTCTTCTCCCTAAACAACTCGTAAAACAGTTGTCACCCTTTCCAAAGTTTTCACCATCCGCTATAGACTGCGGCATTGGTTGATTCATAGTCTCGGGTAAGAAACAACATAAAAGTCCGGAAACAAGTGCCACTAATCCGAATATAACAGCGGGTATTTTAGGGTCAAACGAATCGAGTAAAGTTATTAATGGTGTCATTGCTCCAGACAACCTTGCACACATACAACCTAAGCCAATTGCAGAGTTACGTACTACTGTAGGAAACAATTCCGCGGAGTAGTTGTAAACTATAGCAAATGATCCAGCAATAAACAATTTGCCCGCAATAACAATTACAGTTGATAAAATTGTGCCAGTGGGAATAAAAGCGGCAGTAATACATGCACCACCACCGATTATCATCATTGAGGTCATAAGCAGTCTACGGCCCCAAATGTCAAGGAAATATATGACTGCAGCATAACTTGGAAATTCTACTAGACCAAACACAGCAGTAATAAGATACGGATTACCTTCAAGTTTGCCAGTACTTAATGTAAGTCCATAATAAACTAAAGAATTAGCGAAATAACAAAGACAAATATTTAGCGTTTTCATTCGTAGATTAGGGGTCCTAAAAAGATCTAAAGTACTAGCTGACGGTTCTTCACTATCTTTAGAAGACTCAATTTTCCCTTTGGACACGAGGACCGCTCTGTCTAATACTTCATCagatttgttaaactttaaagcTTTTTGAACAATATCCACAGCTTCTTTGGGTCTGCCTTGAGCCCACAACCATCGTGGTGATTCGTCCATTATCCAAAAGTGCGGTATAAGAAGAAGACCATGCAAACCATAAACAACTTGGAGAATTTGTCTGTTATCTATAAGTGCCCCCCAACCAGCTACTAACATTATACCAAAGGCAAAGGCACCTTGAAAAGAAACACCGCAAGCAGTTCTTTTACTAGATCCGACAAGTTCCATAGTTAGCACAAACGCTGGTATATATGCACCAGCAGATCCAAAAATTGCGTAAAAAAAGGTAACAACTAAAAATGACCAATATTCAGGGACAAAGGCTACAATTACTCCTAGAATTAATTGAAGAGCACCTGACCAACAAAATACAGTTTTCCTGCCAATTTTGTCAGCTAATCCGCCAAGAAATACAGCTCCAGTAAATACTCCTAACATATAGACTGTTTGGGCTACAGCACCACGCCATCTACGGTTGCAAACAAGGTTCCATTCAATCGCACGAGATGATGTTCTATATCTTGTATCAAATACCCATTTCTCACACGAGGCAGTTTCGTTAAATTCAGTAAACATCAAACAATTGTCCAGGCCACCTG
It encodes the following:
- the LOC113402543 gene encoding organic cation transporter protein isoform X1, with translation MERYELMEIRRCKFFRSVAVTDRHGVGATTATITVHSLVRRHTCLASALRRAHYLHINGVCASSQEHTLRQPGTSNNYTMDKEHALEEMMGKLGDFGRYQGFQFFLHILAAMTAGLHMLSLVTVAAVPEHRCWIEGVDTNEMTAAWNSSEILAAIPKTLTGGLDNCLMFTEFNETASCEKWVFDTRYRTSSRAIEWNLVCNRRWRGAVAQTVYMLGVFTGAVFLGGLADKIGRKTVFCWSGALQLILGVIVAFVPEYWSFLVVTFFYAIFGSAGAYIPAFVLTMELVGSSKRTACGVSFQGAFAFGIMLVAGWGALIDNRQILQVVYGLHGLLLIPHFWIMDESPRWLWAQGRPKEAVDIVQKALKFNKSDEVLDRAVLVSKGKIESSKDSEEPSASTLDLFRTPNLRMKTLNICLCYFANSLVYYGLTLSTGKLEGNPYLITAVFGLVEFPSYAAVIYFLDIWGRRLLMTSMMIIGGGACITAAFIPTGTILSTVIVIAGKLFIAGSFAIVYNYSAELFPTVVRNSAIGLGCMCARLSGAMTPLITLLDSFDPKIPAVIFGLVALVSGLLCCFLPETMNQPMPQSIADGENFGKGDNCFTSCLGRRENIDPYSVDDKAAESMVPLEEINKKV